A stretch of the Calypte anna isolate BGI_N300 chromosome 5, bCalAnn1_v1.p, whole genome shotgun sequence genome encodes the following:
- the CHST14 gene encoding carbohydrate sulfotransferase 14, translating into MLPRPPFPGEVKRAAASGRSRSRARGAGGGTVLLPSMLMFGVILASSGLLLMIEKGILAEVKPLPLHPPAGELSRRGGGGGGGGEEVPGDLDSEVLRDIRNRTIRAVCGQRAMPRSVWELPAGQRRTVLRHLLVSDKYRFLYCYVPKVACSNWKRILKVLGGALESVDVKLKMDHKSDLVFLGDMKPDEISYRLKNYYKFIFVRNPMERLLSAYRNKFGEIKEYQQKYGVEIVRRYRKNGGNSAGDDVTFSEFLRYLLDEEVERMNEHWMPIYNLCQPCAVRYDFIGSYERLDADARRVLERIRSPSGIRFPERQAWYNPVTPETLQYYLCNTQRWLIQELLPKYILDFSLFAYPLPNVTTEFCRQ; encoded by the coding sequence ATGCTCCCCCGGCCCCCCTTCCCCGGGGAGGTGAAGCGAGCGGCGGCCTCGGGGCGCAGCCGCTCCCGGGCTCGGGGTGCGGGCGGCGGGACGGTGCTGCTGCCCTCCATGCTGATGTTCGGCGTGATCCTGGCCTCCAGCGGGCTGCTCCTCATGATCGAGAAGGGAATCTTGGCCGAGGTGAAGCCGCTGCCGCTGCACCCGCCGGCGGGGGAGCTCTCCcggcgaggaggaggaggtggcggTGGTGGGGAGGAGGTCCCGGGTGATTTGGACTCCGAGGTGCTGCGGGACATCCGCAACCGAACCATCCGCGCCGTCTGCGGGCAGCGGGCGATGCCCCGGAGCGTCTGGGAGCTGCCGGCCGGGCAGCGTCGGACGGTGCTCCGGCACCTCCTGGTCAGTGACAAATACCGGTTCTTGTACTGCTACGTCCCCAAGGTCGCCTGCTCCAACTGGAAACGCATCCTGAAGGTGCTGGGCGGGGCGCTGGAGAGCGTCGACGTCAAGCTGAAGATGGACCACAAGAGCGACCTGGTGTTCCTGGGGGACATGAAGCCCGATGAGATCAGCTACCGCCTGAAGAACTACTACAAGTTCATCTTCGTCAGGAACCCCATGGAGAGGCTGCTCTCGGCCTACAGGAATAAATTCGGGGAGATCAAGGAGTACCAGCAGAAGTACGGGGTGGAGATCGTCCGGCGGTATCGGAAGAACGGGGGGAACTCGGCGGGGGACGACGTGACCTTCTCCGAGTTCCTGCGGTACCTGCTGGACGAGGAGGTGGAGAGGATGAACGAGCACTGGATGCCCATCTACaacctctgccagccctgcgCCGTGCGCTACGACTTCATCGGCTCCTACGAGCGCCTCGACGCCGACGCCCGCCGCGTCCTGGAGCGGATCCGCTCGCCCTCCGGGATCCGCTTCCCCGAGCGCCAGGCGTGGTACAACCCCGTCACCCCAGAGACCCTCCAGTACTACCTGTGCAACACCCAGCGGTGGCtgatccaggagctgctgcccaagTACATCCTGGATTTCTCCCTCTTTGCCTACCCCCTGCCCAACGTCACCACCGAGTTCTGCAGGCAATGA
- the BAHD1 gene encoding bromo adjacent homology domain-containing 1 protein, producing MTHARKKQLFLLKHPAGSAGRASSPTGSRRMDRTDTQCGRQRGGDAPQAPKCPGGFVGSNKPKNLHEVRKTYPLRRRLLPSVNKKTCKVLLTRLEDVAGSLSKQSQSCKKKDLPSWMGGLGPALFSEQAQGAGKSDGSGEKHPGNGPGAEQEPGAVPSEPRKRRVASLNAEAVNNLLFERDEGLLAGRRCRRDSGKGGGDCALKNLHCKAGDSWPLLEKTAVKTGKGKSRQHEPGQKCNSCDHSLDEVFDDGAKREEGAISYHPTPKRLASLNAVAFLKLTHEKEQPLKQRSKSDGEGKSENPCSKSVLKWAKASRKNCVKSKKETAGLKMEGQQGWRGLPLGAVGKGEQQDSSRLYGPAEPIPYESLSSSYASTQGFYHRLPLLMGGQASMKPEYGRPGEKSPTPKQEFHQPSFPVQQFPPLPVPGNHTDCGCLYESSDLTPLNGFYVYYGQSGYSGYTHCSLYPKDELSQSATCQGLLVSPGSLPSGAHFQPLHWCNSPYCCGEGTAISSYSVCGVVPEGRVSSLHAGRNTHPYKMPFAAEGCKSLDQLNLTIPVAGHPASPAHPLSGCPVPSVPPAAEPVPHLQTPNSDPQTMARECPQSSKPPSGSKSGLRNTPGCLHASDSKATGGHSHPKQQRISRRRATNGWIPVGTASEKAVYVVNEPEPAVRKSYQAVERDGEIIRVRDTVLLKSGPRKKSMPYVAKISALWEDPKTGELMMSLLWYYRPEHTQGGRNPSMHQNEIFASRHQDENSVACIEEKCYVLTFAEYCRFCALAKRRVEGIPGRKTILVPPSEEYSTPLHRKVPEDTDPELVFLCRHVYDFRHGRILKNPQ from the exons ATGACGCATGCCCGGAAGAAACAACTTTTCCTTCTGAAGCACCCAGCTGGTTCTGCTGGCCGAGCTTCCTCCCCgacaggcagcaggaggatggaCAGGACCGACACCCAGTGTGGCAGGCAGAGAGGTGGAGATGCCCCCCAGGCTCCCAAGTGTCCCGGCGGGTTCGTGGGCTCCAACAAACCCAAGAACCTGCACGAGGTGAGGAAGACGTACCCGCTGCGGAGGCGGCTGCTCCCTTCGGTCAACAAGAAGACCTGCAAGGTGCTCCTCACCCGGCTGGAGGATGTGGCCGGCTCGCTGTCGAAACAGAGCCAGAGCTGTAAAAAGAAGGACCTTCCCAGTTGGATGGGAGGTTTGGGACCCGCTTTGTTCTCTGAACAAGcgcagggagcagggaagagcGACGGGTCCGGGGAGAAGCATCCAGGGAATGGTccaggggcagagcaggagcccGGGGCCGTCCCCTCGGAGCCCAGGAAGCGCAGGGTGGCCTCGCTCAACGCCGAGGCGGTCAACAATCTGCTGTTTGAGAGGGATGAGGGGCTCCTGGCCGGCAGGCGCTGCCGCAGGGACTCGGGGAAAGGCGGCGGAGACTGCGCCCTGAAGAACTTGCATTGCAAAGCTGGGGACAGTTGGCCCCTGCTGGaaaaaacagctgtgaaaacagGGAAAGGCAAAAGCCGGCAGCACGAGCCCGGTCAGAAATGCAATAGCTGCGACCACTCCCTGGATGAGGTCTTTGATGACGGGGCAAAAAGGGAGGAGGGTGCCATCTCCTATCATCCCACCCCTAAGAGACTGGCTAGCCTGAACGCCGTGGCCTTCCTGAAGCTGACCCATGAGAAAGAGCAACCCCTGAAGCAGAGGAGTAAATCGGACGGGGAGGGCAAGTCGGAGAACCCCTGCTCCAAGTCAGTGCTCAAGTGGGCCAAAGCCAGTAGGAAGAACTGTGTCAAATCCAAGAAGGAAACTGCTGGCCTGAAAATGGAAGGTCAGCAGGGCTGGCGAGGGCTGCccctgggggctgtggggaaaggagagcagcaggactCCTCCAGGCTCTATGGGCCAGCAGAACCCATCCCTTACGAGTCGCTGTCGAGCTCCTACGCCAGCACCCAGGGGTTCTACCACAGGCTGCCCTTGCTCATGGGTGGACAAGCTTCCATGAAGCCAGAGTATGGGAGGCCTGGAGAGAAATCCCCCACCCCCAAACAGGAATTCCATCAGCCTTCCTTCCCCGTGCAGCAGTTCCCTCCCTTGCCTGTGCCCGGGAACCACACGGATTGTGGATGTCTCTATGAGTCCTCGGATCTGACTCCCCTGAACGGGTTTTACGTTTATTACGGCCAAAGTGGATACAGTGGCTACACCCACTGCTCCCTTTACCCCAAGGACGAGCTTTCCCAGTCAGCTACCTGCCAGGGGCTCTTGGTCTCGCCCGGTTCCTTGCCATCAGGTGCTCATTTCCAGCCTCTGCACTGGTGTAACTCCCCGTACTGCTGCGGGGAGGGCACGGCCATCAGCAGCTACAGCGTCTGCGGCGTGGTGCCCGAGGGCAGGGTCAGCAGCCTGCACGCCGGGAGGAACACCCACCCCTACAAAATGCCTTTTGCAGCAG AAGGCTGCAAGTCTCTGGACCAGCTGAACCTCACAATCCCTGTGGCAGGGCACCCAGCCTCTCCTGCCCACCCGCTCTCAGGATGTCCTGTACCCAGCGTGCCACCGGCTGCAGAGCCCGTTCCTCACCTGCAGACCCCCAACTCTGACCCTCAGACCATGGCCCGAGAATGTCCACAGAGCTCCAAGCCTCCCAGTGGCTCCAAATCCGGGCTCAGGAATACTCCAGGCTGTCTCCACGCCTCGGACAGCAAAGCCACAGGAGGTCACTCCCACCCGAAGCAGCAACGCATCAGCAGGAGGAGAGCCACCAACGGGTGGATCCCCGTGGGCACAGCCTCTGAGAAGGCTGTCTATGTCGTG AATGAACCAGAGCCAGCTGTCCGGAAGAGCTACCAGGCTgtggagagggatggggagatCATCCGGGTCCGGGACACTGTGCTCCTCAAGTCAGGGCCCAGGAAGAAATCAATGCCATACGTTGCCAAGATATCAGCACTGTGGGAAGACCCCAAAACAG GGGAGCTGATGATGAGCCTCCTGTGGTATTACAGACCAGAGCACACTCAGGGAGGCCGCAACCCCAGTATGCACCAG AACGAGATCTTTGCATCCCGGCACCAGGACGAGAACAGCGTTGCCTGCATCGAGGAGAAGTGCTACGTGCTGACCTTTGCAGAGTACTGCAG ATTTTGTGCCTTGGCAAAGCGTCGAGTGGAAGGGATCCCAGGCAGGAAAACCATCCTGGTTCCTCCCTCAGAGGAATATTCCACCCCTCTGCACCGCAAGGTGCCCGAGGACACTGACCCTGAGCTGGTTTTCCTCTGTCGTCACGTCTACGACTTCAGGCACGGGCGCATCCTGAAGAACCCCCAGTAG